A region of Lycium barbarum isolate Lr01 chromosome 1, ASM1917538v2, whole genome shotgun sequence DNA encodes the following proteins:
- the LOC132632670 gene encoding chitin-binding lectin 1-like, with protein sequence MMRSISLILLFLLIIIKVSSAGELSLPLNETLGLEQGEQCGYQSGYKKYCPPKQCCNRWGFCGTTRGYCAAQNCQNQCPRRCGQGSDILACPPGFCCSKDGRCGTSSRYCAPENCQSQCNTTAPPIPEGRCGRQAGGVYCPIGQCCNNSGWCGTTPDYCDPDNCQSQCYTPVAPPPSPSPPPPPPSPPPPSPSPPPPSSPPASTSPPPPPPSSPPPPPSPSPPPPPPSPPPPSPSPPPPSSPPASTSPPPPPPSSPPPSPSPPPPSPLPPPPSPSPPPPSPPPPSSSPPPPSPPPPPPPSGRCGIQAFFRACRIGECCSVLGVCGTTWAYCAPGLCQSQCFLTSPANNRMRGIESLMLNVV encoded by the coding sequence ATGATGAGATCAATTAGCCTAATTTTATTGTTCCTCCTAATTATAATTAAGGTCTCATCAGCTGGGGAGCTATCTCTTCCTCTCAACGAAACCCTTGGCCTTGAACAAGGGGAACAATGCGGATATCAAAGTGGCTATAAAAAATATTGTCCTCCTAAACAGTGTTGTAATCGATGGGGTTTCTGTGGAACCACACGCGGTTATTGTGCCGCACAAAACTGCCAAAACCAATGTCCAAGACGGTGCGGCCAAGGCTCTGACATTCTAGCATGTCCGCCAGGATTCTGTTGCAGCAAAGATGGCAGGTGTGGAACTAGTTCAAGATATTGTGCTCCTGAAAACTGTCAAAGCCAATGTAATACGACAGCACCCCCAATCCCAGAGGGACGATGCGGAAGGCAAGCTGGCGGTGTATATTGTCCTATCGGACAGTGTTGTAATAACTCTGGTTGGTGTGGAACTACACCTGATTATTGTGATCCTGATAACTGTCAAAGTCAATGTTATACTCCAGTCGCACCCCCACCTTCGCCCTCACCTCCACCTCCACCCCCATCCCCACCCCCACCTTCGCCCTCACCTCCACCTCCATCCTCACCCCCAGCTTCGACCTCACCTCCACCTCCACCCCCATcctcacccccacccccaccttcGCCCTCACCTCCACCTCCACCCCCATCCCCACCCCCACCTTCGCCCTCACCTCCACCTCCATCCTCACCCCCAGCTTCGACCTCACCTCCACCTCCACCCCCATCCTCACCCCCACCTTCGCCATCACCTCCACCTCCATCCCCACTCCCACCCCCACCTTCCCCCTCACCTCCACCTCCATCCCCACCCCCACCTTCGTCCTCACCTCCACCTCcatccccacccccacccccacccccgtCAGGACGATGTGGAATTCAAGCTTTTTTTCGAGCATGTCGTATTGGAGAATGTTGTAGTGTATTGGGTGTGTGTGGAACCACATGGGCCTATTGTGCTCCTGGACTGTGTCAAAGTCAGTGTTTTCTAACCTCGCCCGCCAATAATCGTATGAGAGGTATTGAAAGCTTAATGCTTAATGTTGTGTAG